The Kaustia mangrovi genome has a segment encoding these proteins:
- a CDS encoding linear amide C-N hydrolase: MCTSLSYTDAAGKVYFGRTLELTVDLPYQVVYFPEGTPFSSAVEGHPALEYEARHAVLAVTMPDRKPSAEAPLGLGDLKVLEGLNARGLTFSLLSYPAAGGTQQSVAMTRAVLSASDLGSWALAQFETVAELREALAGQPVLLEALAILGGVESPFHYVVHDASGASLVIEFNRGEMSVHDNPVGVMTNGPEFGWHLTNLDNYTFLTNVDRSSATFGRYAAAQPDSGIATAGLPSSSTSVGRFVRAAYYAQFTERAETADEAVQTLAHVMNNFDRPRGITIDYPQDGGGHLEVAGLDQGGAEPYATEFTSWTNLSDLDRGLFFLRTYKAMNFSVFDLNRLSALKEPKVVPLDRIDGMAGDATVLMTGN, from the coding sequence ATGTGCACCTCCCTCAGCTACACCGACGCCGCCGGCAAGGTCTATTTCGGCCGCACGCTGGAACTGACGGTCGATCTGCCCTATCAGGTCGTCTACTTCCCCGAGGGCACGCCCTTCTCGTCGGCGGTCGAGGGCCATCCCGCGCTCGAATACGAGGCCCGGCACGCGGTCCTGGCGGTCACCATGCCCGACCGCAAGCCCTCCGCGGAGGCGCCGCTCGGCCTCGGCGATCTGAAGGTGCTGGAGGGGCTCAATGCGCGGGGGCTGACCTTCAGCCTGCTCTCCTACCCGGCCGCGGGCGGCACGCAGCAATCGGTCGCCATGACCCGCGCGGTCCTGTCGGCCTCCGATCTGGGAAGCTGGGCTCTCGCGCAATTCGAGACCGTGGCGGAGCTCAGGGAGGCGCTGGCCGGCCAGCCCGTCCTCCTGGAGGCGCTCGCCATTCTCGGCGGCGTGGAATCGCCGTTCCACTATGTGGTGCACGACGCCTCCGGCGCCTCGCTCGTCATCGAGTTCAATCGGGGCGAGATGAGCGTCCACGACAACCCCGTCGGCGTCATGACCAACGGTCCGGAGTTCGGCTGGCACCTGACCAATCTCGACAACTACACGTTCCTGACCAATGTCGACCGGTCGAGTGCCACCTTCGGCCGCTATGCCGCCGCCCAGCCCGATTCCGGCATCGCGACGGCGGGCCTGCCATCGTCCAGCACCTCCGTCGGGCGCTTCGTGCGGGCGGCCTACTATGCACAGTTCACCGAACGCGCGGAGACCGCCGACGAGGCGGTGCAGACCCTCGCCCATGTCATGAACAATTTCGACCGTCCGCGCGGGATCACGATCGACTATCCCCAGGACGGCGGCGGCCATCTGGAGGTTGCGGGCCTCGACCAGGGCGGGGCGGAACCCTATGCGACCGAGTTCACCTCCTGGACGAATCTCTCCGATCTCGACCGCGGGCTGTTCTTCCTGCGCACCTACAAGGCCATGAACTTCTCCGTCTTCGACCTGAACAGGCTCTCCGCGCTCAAGGAGCCGAAGGTCGTTCCGCTCGACCGGATCGACGGGATGGCGGGGGACGCGACCGTTCTCATGACCGGCAACTGA
- a CDS encoding TolC family protein — MRQVVDMICRKGVRLSIVLLAMAALGGCASDNLNEAPAAPDKPWAPEEAASAPGDFSVPSEPAVAQVPPGIQSGRVYRLPELIDLAQRRNPSTRIAWEEARQAALAVGMAEASFLPVITANVIGGRQKVSTPLPDLDGGTDTVSTTTDGIVPNLALQWLVFDFGQRSALRKAAKHNAHAANVSFNGTHQALIYTVTRSYYLYGAAENNLEIARQTLANSRRLADAADARYRNGTGTSIEVAQAKQLVAQSKLRLVQAQDGQRDAYQDLLGAMGVSPRSTIEIASSADRRLPRARSLPTDRVIREALSRRPDVLASYAELKASKANVRAADADFMPKVYLGAVAAYDQIGLQSGNLPAVGTEATSSGVLVGVTIPIYDGGVRMARRRNAQSVSDAAQATFEKTRDTAVREIVVAVDTLRSALEAHDAASELVNASKVTYDAAFEAYRNGVGTLTDATAAETGLLDARQAQADAHASALVAASSLAFALGAMTSRNAPAQALLD; from the coding sequence ATGAGACAGGTTGTCGACATGATATGCCGCAAGGGGGTCCGGCTCTCGATTGTCCTTCTCGCCATGGCGGCCCTGGGGGGCTGCGCGAGCGACAATCTGAACGAGGCTCCTGCAGCGCCCGACAAGCCCTGGGCGCCCGAGGAGGCGGCATCGGCGCCGGGCGATTTCTCCGTGCCGTCCGAACCGGCGGTCGCGCAGGTGCCGCCGGGCATCCAGTCCGGGCGGGTCTACAGACTGCCGGAGCTGATCGATCTGGCGCAAAGGCGCAATCCCTCCACGCGCATCGCCTGGGAAGAGGCGCGCCAGGCCGCCCTGGCGGTCGGCATGGCCGAGGCGAGCTTCCTGCCGGTCATCACCGCCAATGTCATCGGAGGGCGGCAGAAGGTTTCCACGCCCCTGCCGGACCTCGACGGCGGCACGGATACGGTGAGCACCACGACCGACGGCATCGTGCCGAACCTCGCGCTGCAATGGCTGGTCTTCGACTTCGGGCAGCGTTCGGCGTTGCGCAAGGCGGCCAAGCACAATGCCCATGCGGCCAATGTGAGTTTCAACGGCACGCATCAGGCCCTGATCTACACTGTGACGCGCAGCTACTATCTCTATGGCGCGGCGGAGAACAATCTGGAGATCGCCCGGCAGACGCTGGCCAACAGCCGCCGCCTGGCGGACGCCGCCGACGCGCGATACAGGAACGGAACGGGCACCAGCATCGAGGTTGCCCAGGCCAAGCAGCTCGTCGCCCAGTCCAAGCTTCGCCTGGTTCAGGCGCAGGACGGCCAGCGCGACGCCTATCAGGACCTGCTGGGCGCCATGGGCGTCTCGCCGAGATCGACGATCGAGATCGCCTCGTCGGCCGACCGGCGCCTCCCCAGGGCGCGCTCCCTGCCGACGGACAGGGTGATCCGGGAGGCCCTGTCGCGGCGGCCGGACGTTCTCGCAAGCTATGCGGAGCTCAAGGCCAGCAAGGCCAATGTGCGCGCGGCGGATGCGGACTTCATGCCCAAGGTCTATCTCGGCGCGGTGGCGGCCTACGACCAGATCGGCCTGCAGAGCGGCAACCTGCCGGCGGTCGGTACGGAGGCCACGTCGTCGGGCGTGCTCGTTGGCGTGACCATCCCGATCTATGACGGGGGCGTGCGGATGGCCCGGCGGCGCAATGCCCAGTCGGTCTCCGACGCGGCACAGGCGACCTTCGAGAAGACCCGCGACACCGCCGTGCGCGAGATCGTCGTGGCGGTGGACACGCTGCGCTCGGCCCTGGAGGCGCACGACGCCGCAAGCGAGCTGGTCAACGCCTCGAAGGTGACCTATGACGCCGCCTTCGAGGCCTATCGCAACGGTGTGGGGACGCTGACCGACGCGACGGCGGCGGAAACCGGGCTTCTCGATGCGCGCCAGGCGCAGGCCGATGCCCACGCATCGGCGCTCGTCGCGGCCTCGTCGCTGGCCTTCGCCCTCGGGGCGATGACGTCCCGGAACGCGCCGGCACAGGCCTTGCTGGACTGA
- a CDS encoding FUSC family protein has protein sequence MTNAADSPWPAIARQAWRDLQPAPGRAGMAWRVALLCALVAATAMLLKIPESAISCYLVIFLMKPDAVETSVTAVGLILLATVVVVVMIPIVGATIDDPALRLAVMFAASYVFLFLSSATPLGEQAAIVGLIIAFIMTLVTDVPVGQIADQGLLMAWKMAVMPMVLMIGFNLLLGIPAQTHIRNKVAERLEEAARWIGTRDNGDALAELLGEGNDTALKKTQLVAALHLVPTSRSAWLNGAVETSYRILLAASAMPERLAEDRREALSDALRHAAADVEAGRVPGGPERTMAAGDAAEAEAWSALEELAAPDGGGTPRPRKLPFLAPDAFTNPDHQRFALKTSIAAILCYLTYTGIHWGGIHTAMITCYVAALGSTGETVRKLALRIAGCLIGAGMGVLSLLFVMPWLTSVGGLMVLVFAGVLPAAWVSSGSERISYAGVQIALAFLLTILNGFGPSFEMSQASDRVVGILLGNVVVYLIFSQIWPKSAMETVRSRVASALHTVAGLIAQPREARGTRVAGTAEAQARLAEAADILDTVAFEPRRLQPPRAEVGRIAEIVAEARACVPRLVLTARDTDGTPGRLRALADRLAQAGGAPDAGSDAAETSSAPGSGSGPGAGLDRLEQIAKV, from the coding sequence ATGACGAACGCTGCTGACAGCCCCTGGCCGGCGATTGCCCGGCAGGCCTGGCGCGACCTGCAGCCCGCGCCCGGCCGGGCCGGGATGGCGTGGCGGGTCGCCTTGCTGTGCGCGCTCGTCGCGGCGACCGCCATGCTCCTGAAGATCCCGGAATCGGCGATCAGCTGCTATCTGGTCATCTTCCTGATGAAGCCGGACGCGGTGGAAACGAGCGTGACGGCGGTCGGCCTGATCCTCCTGGCGACCGTTGTCGTGGTCGTGATGATCCCGATCGTCGGCGCCACGATAGACGATCCGGCGCTGCGCCTGGCGGTCATGTTCGCCGCCTCCTACGTCTTCCTCTTCCTCAGCTCCGCGACGCCGCTCGGCGAGCAGGCCGCCATTGTGGGCCTCATCATCGCGTTCATCATGACGCTCGTGACCGATGTGCCGGTCGGCCAGATCGCCGATCAGGGGCTGCTCATGGCGTGGAAGATGGCCGTCATGCCCATGGTCCTCATGATCGGGTTCAACCTGCTGCTCGGCATTCCGGCGCAGACCCATATCCGCAACAAGGTCGCGGAGCGGCTGGAGGAAGCCGCCCGGTGGATCGGCACCCGGGACAACGGGGACGCGCTCGCGGAGCTCCTCGGCGAGGGCAACGACACCGCGCTGAAGAAGACGCAGCTCGTCGCGGCGCTGCATCTGGTGCCGACGAGCCGGTCTGCGTGGCTGAACGGCGCGGTCGAGACGAGCTACCGTATCCTGCTTGCCGCCTCGGCCATGCCGGAGCGTCTGGCCGAAGACCGCCGCGAGGCGCTGAGCGATGCGTTGCGCCATGCGGCGGCGGATGTGGAGGCCGGGCGCGTACCGGGTGGGCCGGAGCGCACCATGGCGGCAGGCGATGCGGCGGAGGCGGAGGCCTGGTCGGCGCTGGAGGAGCTTGCCGCCCCCGATGGCGGCGGTACGCCCCGGCCGCGCAAGCTCCCCTTTCTGGCGCCCGACGCCTTCACCAATCCCGACCATCAGCGTTTCGCGCTCAAGACCTCCATCGCGGCGATCCTCTGCTACCTCACATATACCGGCATCCATTGGGGCGGGATCCACACGGCGATGATCACCTGTTACGTCGCCGCGCTCGGCTCCACCGGCGAAACGGTCAGGAAACTTGCCCTGCGGATCGCGGGCTGCCTGATCGGCGCCGGCATGGGCGTCCTGTCGCTCCTCTTCGTCATGCCGTGGCTCACCTCGGTCGGCGGGCTCATGGTGCTGGTGTTCGCCGGCGTGCTGCCGGCAGCCTGGGTGTCGTCCGGCAGCGAGCGCATCAGCTATGCCGGCGTCCAGATCGCGCTGGCCTTCCTCCTGACCATTCTCAACGGCTTCGGGCCGAGCTTCGAGATGTCGCAGGCCAGCGACCGGGTTGTCGGGATCCTGCTCGGCAATGTCGTCGTCTATCTGATCTTCAGCCAGATCTGGCCGAAAAGCGCCATGGAGACCGTGCGCTCCAGGGTGGCGTCCGCGCTCCACACCGTCGCGGGCCTGATCGCACAGCCGCGGGAGGCGAGGGGCACGCGGGTCGCGGGGACGGCGGAGGCGCAGGCCCGCCTCGCCGAGGCCGCGGATATCCTCGATACGGTCGCCTTCGAGCCGCGCCGCCTGCAGCCGCCGCGGGCCGAGGTCGGGCGGATCGCGGAGATCGTCGCGGAGGCGCGCGCATGCGTCCCCCGGCTGGTCCTTACGGCACGCGACACCGACGGGACGCCAGGGCGCCTGAGAGCGCTGGCGGACCGGCTGGCGCAGGCCGGCGGCGCGCCGGATGCGGGATCGGACGCGGCGGAAACGTCCAGCGCCCCGGGCTCCGGCAGCGGGCCCGGCGCCGGTCTGGACCGGCTCGAGCAGATCGCGAAGGTTTGA
- the mdtN gene encoding multidrug transporter subunit MdtN: MALSLKARSARIAGVAISVAIIAGAAALGYRSYRVSSANPMSDDVTLGADVVHIAPSIAGRIGTIAVRENDLVEKGEVLLTLDDRAFKLAVDQARADLAIAEAAQNDKSRTIRAEQANAAIAAEQVERARANLELATQTLERLLPMQPKGYVSAQQIDDARTAKRDAEVSLNEALRQAEAAEALVSDEEAAEALVRARRAALAIAEHELANTVIRAPHDGRVVGLTVSAGEYVLPGQSVFTLIDTGAWFASAAYTETTLPDIAVGNCATVYALADRKREIEGVVEGIGWGVSSKDQINLPSTLPIVPKSLDWVRVQQRFPVRIRLIDPPAELMRVGASAVSIVHHDERC, translated from the coding sequence ATGGCCCTGAGCCTCAAAGCCCGTAGCGCGAGGATCGCCGGCGTCGCGATCAGCGTGGCGATCATCGCCGGTGCCGCCGCGCTTGGATACCGCAGCTATCGGGTCTCCAGCGCCAATCCGATGTCGGACGACGTCACGCTCGGCGCGGATGTCGTGCACATTGCCCCGTCCATCGCCGGCCGCATCGGCACCATCGCCGTCCGGGAGAACGATCTCGTCGAGAAGGGCGAGGTGCTGCTCACGCTCGACGACCGGGCCTTCAAGCTGGCCGTCGACCAGGCGCGGGCCGACCTTGCCATCGCCGAGGCCGCGCAGAACGACAAGTCGCGGACCATTCGCGCCGAGCAGGCCAATGCGGCCATCGCCGCCGAGCAGGTCGAGCGCGCGCGCGCCAATCTCGAGCTCGCCACCCAGACGCTCGAACGCCTCCTTCCGATGCAGCCGAAGGGCTACGTGTCGGCCCAGCAGATCGACGATGCCCGCACGGCCAAGCGGGATGCGGAGGTCAGTCTCAACGAGGCCCTGCGGCAGGCGGAGGCGGCGGAGGCCCTGGTCAGCGACGAGGAGGCGGCGGAGGCCCTGGTCCGGGCGCGGCGCGCCGCGCTCGCCATCGCCGAGCACGAGCTGGCCAACACGGTCATCCGCGCCCCCCATGACGGGCGCGTGGTCGGCCTCACCGTGTCGGCGGGGGAATATGTGCTGCCGGGCCAATCGGTGTTCACGCTCATCGATACCGGTGCCTGGTTCGCGAGCGCGGCCTATACGGAGACCACCCTGCCCGATATCGCGGTGGGCAACTGCGCGACCGTCTATGCGCTGGCCGACCGGAAACGCGAGATCGAGGGCGTCGTTGAGGGGATCGGCTGGGGTGTCAGCTCCAAGGACCAGATCAATCTGCCGAGCACCCTGCCCATCGTTCCGAAGTCGCTCGACTGGGTCCGCGTCCAGCAGCGGTTCCCGGTGCGGATCAGGCTGATCGACCCACCCGCCGAGCTCATGCGCGTCGGCGCCTCGGCCGTTTCGATCGTGCATCATGACGAACGCTGCTGA
- a CDS encoding YtcA family lipoprotein, with translation MLAGGLLAPNAAMAAAPSVPMFGSFFPAWLLCIFAGTVVTVLVRVAFVATGLDDILRWRVAVYMSMAVGLAFLFLLATVGR, from the coding sequence GTGCTGGCCGGCGGGCTGCTCGCCCCCAATGCGGCCATGGCCGCGGCGCCATCGGTGCCGATGTTCGGGAGCTTCTTTCCGGCATGGCTGCTGTGCATCTTCGCCGGCACGGTCGTGACCGTCCTCGTGCGCGTCGCCTTCGTCGCGACAGGGCTCGACGATATCCTGCGCTGGCGCGTGGCCGTCTATATGAGCATGGCGGTCGGGCTTGCCTTCCTGTTCCTTCTGGCGACGGTGGGGCGCTAG
- a CDS encoding IclR family transcriptional regulator domain-containing protein, giving the protein MVYKPVTAALRVLEVLEALNAIGPAGLTAIHKRTGISKATTLRMLETLCSAGFASYDAQRREYAVGLRSLALSSGYDADDEIVMLAQPTVARLRAELGWPSDIVVCRDDRLVIADTNARDATFAVVRHRGPGSQIPFTISATGRAWLAFCDEEARQRLLRFERPHSEESESLMKDPERLATIVETTRRRGYGLQSGEFFSSEAGAGVPVFVHGVLRCCLNIVVARNAVSMEQLEERYVPRLLEAAREIAQKAGG; this is encoded by the coding sequence TTGGTCTACAAGCCGGTTACCGCCGCCCTCAGGGTGCTGGAGGTGCTCGAGGCCCTCAATGCGATCGGGCCCGCGGGCCTGACCGCCATTCACAAGCGCACCGGCATCTCCAAGGCGACGACGCTGCGCATGCTGGAGACGCTGTGTTCGGCGGGGTTCGCCAGCTATGACGCGCAGCGCCGCGAATATGCCGTGGGTCTGCGTTCGCTCGCCCTGTCCAGCGGATACGACGCCGACGATGAGATCGTCATGCTCGCCCAGCCGACGGTGGCGCGCCTGCGCGCCGAGCTCGGCTGGCCCTCCGACATCGTGGTCTGCCGCGACGACAGGCTCGTCATCGCCGACACGAATGCGCGCGACGCCACATTCGCCGTCGTCCGCCACCGGGGGCCGGGCTCGCAGATCCCCTTCACGATCTCCGCCACGGGGCGCGCCTGGCTCGCCTTTTGCGACGAGGAGGCGAGACAGCGCCTCCTGCGCTTCGAGCGCCCCCATTCGGAGGAATCGGAAAGCCTCATGAAGGATCCCGAGCGCCTGGCGACCATCGTCGAGACCACGAGACGGCGTGGATACGGGCTGCAGTCGGGCGAGTTCTTCTCGTCGGAAGCGGGCGCGGGCGTACCCGTCTTCGTGCATGGCGTGCTCAGGTGCTGCCTCAATATCGTCGTCGCCCGCAACGCGGTTTCCATGGAGCAGCTGGAGGAACGCTACGTCCCCAGGCTGCTCGAGGCCGCGCGCGAGATCGCGCAGAAGGCCGGCGGCTGA
- a CDS encoding TRAP transporter large permease has product MDGPSIALIAVAILFVLLAARVPIGIALPTVSLGGIIALRGTRPAFGMLGSLPFDFAASWSLSAVPMFLLMGALTYHTGLTRSLYAAARLWFNPLPGGLAVASNFASAGFAAASGSSLATAAAMGRLAIPEMLSFGYNKGLATGTIAASGTLGAFIPPSIAFVLYGWYTQQPIGTLLVAGIVPGLITAVAYTAMIVIRCMLDPGLAPRAEIRGGLAEKLAALKDIWPLPLLIVCIVGSIFSGIATATEAGALGSSFALLIALATGRLTRETFVRSVMEAIETTASIFFIAIGAILLTRFLAMAGIPNLMGDLVASWELSTIAVILVMIVVYLVLGMFLDPIGIMLLTLPIFLPVFDGLGLDLIWIGVLVVKMIEVGLLTPPVGMNAFVVKNVVGDAVSLNQIFAGLGWFLVCEAVVIALLVAWPELSLWLPGVM; this is encoded by the coding sequence ATGGACGGACCGTCAATCGCCCTCATCGCCGTGGCCATCCTGTTCGTGCTGCTGGCCGCGCGCGTTCCCATAGGCATCGCCCTGCCGACCGTCTCGCTCGGCGGCATCATCGCCCTGCGCGGGACCCGGCCGGCCTTCGGCATGCTCGGCTCCCTGCCGTTCGATTTTGCCGCGTCCTGGTCGCTGTCCGCCGTCCCGATGTTCCTCCTGATGGGCGCGCTCACCTATCACACGGGCCTCACGCGCTCGCTCTATGCCGCTGCCCGCCTGTGGTTCAATCCGCTGCCCGGGGGGCTTGCCGTGGCGTCGAACTTCGCGTCCGCCGGCTTTGCCGCCGCGTCCGGCTCGAGTCTTGCGACGGCCGCCGCGATGGGCCGGCTGGCCATCCCGGAGATGCTGTCCTTCGGCTACAACAAGGGGCTGGCGACGGGCACCATCGCGGCATCGGGCACGCTCGGTGCCTTCATCCCGCCCTCCATCGCCTTCGTGCTCTATGGCTGGTACACGCAGCAGCCCATCGGCACGCTGCTCGTGGCGGGAATCGTGCCGGGGCTGATCACCGCCGTCGCCTATACGGCGATGATCGTCATCCGCTGCATGCTCGATCCCGGCCTCGCGCCCAGGGCGGAGATCCGGGGCGGGCTGGCGGAGAAGCTGGCCGCGCTCAAGGACATCTGGCCCCTGCCGCTGCTCATCGTGTGCATTGTCGGCAGCATCTTCTCCGGCATCGCCACGGCCACGGAGGCCGGCGCGCTCGGCTCGTCCTTCGCGCTGCTCATCGCGCTGGCGACCGGGCGCCTGACGCGCGAGACCTTCGTCAGGAGCGTCATGGAGGCCATCGAGACGACCGCCTCCATCTTCTTCATCGCCATCGGCGCCATCCTGCTGACGCGCTTCCTGGCGATGGCCGGGATTCCGAACCTGATGGGCGATCTGGTGGCGAGCTGGGAGCTCTCCACCATAGCGGTCATCCTGGTGATGATCGTCGTCTATCTCGTGCTCGGCATGTTTCTCGATCCCATCGGCATCATGCTCCTCACCCTGCCCATCTTCCTGCCCGTCTTCGACGGGCTCGGGCTCGACCTGATCTGGATCGGCGTGCTCGTGGTGAAGATGATCGAGGTCGGGCTGCTCACCCCGCCGGTCGGGATGAACGCCTTCGTCGTGAAGAACGTGGTGGGGGACGCGGTGTCGCTCAACCAGATCTTCGCGGGGCTCGGCTGGTTCCTGGTTTGCGAGGCGGTCGTGATCGCCCTTCTGGTCGCCTGGCCGGAGCTCTCCCTGTGGCTGCCCGGCGTGATGTGA
- a CDS encoding TRAP transporter small permease subunit gives MRFAYRWLNRVNSAIVGLSILAVVAMMVQVSLDVASKYLFNFPIPLTLEAVSHFYMVALIFLPLGFVTRKRGHIGVDLFTQKLTASRRALFDAFGGVLGVVYLALLVWFTTAEAAHQTRIRETWETAFGYVEVWPARWLVPAGCVFMLAWLVLLAADDLRFGLTGRRWLPQEGADARPDDGAAPRDLPPAQ, from the coding sequence ATGCGGTTTGCATATCGCTGGTTGAACCGGGTGAACTCCGCGATCGTCGGGCTGTCGATCCTCGCGGTCGTCGCGATGATGGTCCAGGTCTCCCTCGATGTGGCCTCGAAGTACCTGTTCAACTTCCCCATACCGCTGACGCTCGAGGCGGTGTCGCATTTCTACATGGTGGCGCTCATCTTCCTGCCGCTCGGCTTCGTGACGCGCAAGCGCGGCCATATCGGGGTGGACCTCTTCACGCAAAAGCTCACCGCGTCCCGGCGCGCCTTGTTCGACGCGTTTGGCGGCGTGCTCGGCGTCGTCTATCTCGCGCTGCTCGTGTGGTTCACCACCGCCGAGGCGGCCCATCAGACACGGATCCGCGAAACCTGGGAGACGGCGTTCGGCTATGTGGAGGTGTGGCCCGCGCGCTGGCTGGTGCCCGCGGGCTGCGTCTTCATGCTGGCGTGGCTCGTCCTGCTCGCCGCCGACGACCTGCGGTTCGGCCTCACCGGCCGGCGGTGGCTGCCGCAGGAGGGGGCGGATGCGCGGCCGGACGATGGGGCCGCCCCGCGCGACCTTCCGCCCGCACAGTGA
- a CDS encoding C4-dicarboxylate TRAP transporter substrate-binding protein: protein MFRKTVLAAAAAAAFAAGAVPGAARAETSLTYGSSLPAPHVIHEKALAPFFERVAEDTGGALRWELIPGGTMGSVKEAVQIIEDSIVDSGLVLDIYTRQELPVTSMFGDMIALTDDFIVFAAAANEMQLVACEACRTERADKDLVSLAYYAPDPYLLMCADDTRGYDDLQNKKTRASGRMGVLVETFGATTVTIPSSEVYEALQRGQANCSVASAAWLESYNLSDVVTNIIDLPMGSYFNAGLLYMNKATFDGLPEDQRAAIRGNLAKLVADALFAYRTQSGEALAEAERKGVALVEPDPKLTEALAEFRDGEIANTVATAEEAGLDGAAERVETFMALVDKWRRIVAETGDDEAAFADALDREIFSRAEF, encoded by the coding sequence ATGTTCCGCAAGACAGTTCTCGCCGCCGCGGCGGCTGCCGCATTCGCCGCGGGCGCCGTGCCGGGCGCGGCCCGCGCCGAGACCAGCCTGACCTATGGCAGCTCGCTTCCCGCCCCCCATGTGATCCACGAGAAGGCCCTGGCTCCCTTCTTCGAACGGGTCGCGGAGGATACCGGCGGCGCACTGCGCTGGGAGCTCATCCCCGGCGGCACGATGGGCAGCGTGAAGGAAGCGGTCCAGATCATCGAGGACAGCATCGTCGACTCCGGCCTCGTGCTCGACATCTATACCCGCCAGGAACTTCCGGTCACCTCGATGTTCGGGGACATGATCGCCCTGACGGACGACTTCATCGTCTTCGCCGCGGCGGCCAACGAGATGCAGCTCGTCGCCTGCGAGGCCTGCCGGACGGAACGCGCGGACAAGGACCTCGTCTCGCTCGCCTACTACGCGCCCGACCCCTATCTGCTCATGTGCGCCGACGACACGCGCGGCTACGACGACCTCCAGAACAAGAAGACGCGCGCCAGCGGGCGCATGGGGGTGCTCGTGGAGACCTTCGGCGCCACCACGGTCACGATCCCGAGCTCGGAGGTCTACGAGGCCCTGCAGCGCGGTCAGGCAAACTGCTCCGTCGCCTCCGCGGCATGGCTGGAGTCCTATAATCTGAGCGACGTCGTCACCAATATCATCGACCTGCCGATGGGGAGCTATTTCAATGCCGGGCTCCTCTACATGAACAAGGCGACCTTCGACGGGCTGCCGGAGGATCAGAGGGCGGCGATCCGCGGCAATCTCGCGAAGCTCGTCGCCGACGCGCTGTTCGCCTATCGCACCCAGAGCGGGGAGGCGCTCGCTGAGGCGGAGCGCAAGGGCGTCGCGCTCGTCGAGCCCGACCCGAAGCTCACGGAGGCGCTCGCCGAGTTCCGCGACGGCGAGATCGCCAACACCGTCGCCACCGCCGAGGAGGCCGGCCTGGACGGGGCCGCCGAGCGCGTCGAGACCTTCATGGCGCTCGTCGACAAATGGCGCAGGATCGTTGCGGAAACGGGCGACGACGAGGCGGCGTTCGCGGACGCGCTCGACCGCGAGATCTTCTCCAGGGCCGAGTTCTGA